The following are encoded together in the Oncorhynchus gorbuscha isolate QuinsamMale2020 ecotype Even-year linkage group LG03, OgorEven_v1.0, whole genome shotgun sequence genome:
- the LOC124019033 gene encoding DNA damage-regulated autophagy modulator protein 2-like, with the protein MTHTHRTEDMWWFQEGLCIIPVALVLWTTATFIFDYITAVVLRHVDPLVPYISDTGTVAPERCVFGIMLDVSAFLGVATVYVRYKQVQALTDEEESKLHKLNVLGLVLGWTSSFGMCIVANFQKTTLFFMHLVGAILTLGVGALYILVQTLVSLYMQPHVHGKTIFWVRLSIGVWTFASIISMFVSSVIMYSSLPGVDVAHKLHWIPGETGYIPHIISTISEWSLALSFVSFFLTYIRDFQKITLRAEADLRSNHMYDSPHYSITTPLNQSETSPLLAGGI; encoded by the exons atgacacacacacacagaacagaggACATGTGGTGGTTCCAGGAAGGTCTGTGTATTATACCAGTAGCTCTGGTATTATGGACGACAGCCACGTTCATCTTCGATTACATCACAGCTGTGGTGCTGAGACATGTGGACCCACTGGTGCCATACATCAG TGACACAGGGACAGTTGCCCCAGAGAGATGTGTGTTTGGAATCATGCTGGATGTGTCAGCCTTCCTAG GTGTAGCCACCGTGTATGTACGCTACAAGCAGGTCCAAGCCTTGACAGACGAAGAGGAGTCAAAGCTCCATAAACTCAACGTCTTGGGCCTGGTGCTGGGATGGACCAGCTCCTTTGGCATGTGCATCGTTGCTAACTTCCAG AAAACCACTCTGTTCTTCATGCACCTGGTGGGGGCGATATTGACGTTAGGTGTGGGGGCCCTGTACATCCTGGTGCAGACGCTGGTGTCGCTGTACATGCAGCCTCACGTTCACGGGAAGACTATATTCTGGGTCCGACTCAGCATTGGAGTCTGGACCTTTGCCAGCATTATCAGCA TGTTTGTTTCATCTGTCATCATGTACAGCAGTCTGCCTGGAGTGGACGTGGCCCATAAACTGCACTGGATACCTGGAGAGACG GGCTACATTCCTCACATCATCAGCACCATCTCTGAGTGGTCTCTGGCTCTGTCCTTCGTCAGTTTCTTCCTCACCTACATCCGAGACTTCCAG AAAATAACGCTGCGGGCAGAGGCGGACCTAAGGAGTAATCACATGTATGATTCACCGCACTACAGCATCACCACACCTCTCAACCAATCAGAGACCTCTCCACTGCTGGCGGGGGGCATCTGA
- the tpgs1 gene encoding tubulin polyglutamylase complex subunit 1 yields MAEKRRSGGTSGMSESKPTKTDTEREFLSQAGVGELLRGALLKMVEARSEDPMGFLADHFCNQASEAENGTGGCCSDGDLLNLGAGAHEQQQLSRALWHLRLAHHSQRSAFSNNVRVAYDLLTQTGPQRRGAVGPSGPAGQCSSNSPGGGVRGRLYTHTLQCLCSEGGVPISTSAPLLRRLHCQDHEAVPYDIFKHGVLTCAVFSDYIRRAQRLYAEVCGPAEGPAGRTLCLAVLGTLHEALETSRSDGGSSDANHYSNANAKANPYLEAKVSRYLEASAKISPGKLAQAMAGAEPAGGNMDAKEFEDAAAELFIARVRVVC; encoded by the exons ATGGCGGAGAAACGTCGGTCCGGGGGAACTTCGGGGATGTCCGAATCCAAACCGACCAAGACCGACACCGAGCGGGAGTTCCTATCGCAGGCGGGAGTCGGGGAGTTACTCCGAGGGGCTCTGCTAAAGATGGTAGAGGCCAGGTCGGAGGACCCAATGGGGTTTTTGGCAGACCATTTCTGTAATCAGGCCTCCGAGGCTGAGAATGGGACTGGTGGATGCTGCAGCGATGGAGATTTGCTAAACCTCGGCGCAGGCGCACACGAGCAGCAGCAGCTGAGCCGAGCCCTATGGCACCTGCGTCTAGCGCATCACTCTCAGAG ATCTGCCTTCAGTAACAACGTCCGTGTGGCCTATGACCTGCTAACACAGACAGGGCCCCAGCGGCGAGGAGCAGTGGGTCCCAGTGGCCCTGCTGGTCAATGCAGCTCTAACAGCCCAGGTGGGGGGGTCAGGGGccgcctctacacacacaccctccag TGTCTCTGCAGCGAGGGAGGCGTCCCCATCTCCACTTCAGCCCCTCTGCTACGCCGGCTCCACTGCCAGGACCATGAGGCCGTGCCCTACGACATCTTCAAGCACGGTGTGCTGACGTGTGCTGTGTTTTCTGACTACATCCGGCGGGCGCAGAGGCTGTACGCGGAGGTCTGCGGCCCAGCTGAGGGGCCTGCTGGTCGGACACTATGTCTGGCTGTGCTGGGCACCCTCCATGAAGCCCTGGAGACCTCCCGGTCTGATGGTGGCTCCTCAGATGCTAACCACTACTCTAATGCTAACGCTAAGGCCAATCCCTACCTAGAGGCTAAGGTTAGCCGCTACCTGGAGGCGAGTGCTAAGATCTCACCCGGTAAGCTGGCCCAGGCTATGGCTGGAGCGGAGCCAGCCGGGGGAAACATGGACGCCAAGGAGTTTGAGGACGCTGCAGCAGAGCTCTTTATCGCTCGAGTAAGAGTTGTGTGTTAG